DNA from bacterium:
ATCGCTCCTGATGCTCTCCTGCCAAATAGCCTTGACCTCGCGGGGCACCCCTGGCAAAAGGATAAGTTTTTTGTTTTTAAGGTTGAACAATATCCCCGGGGCCGTTCCCTGAGAGTTGAAAAGTGCTTTGGCTTTTTCCGGGACCAAAGCCTGCTTCTTGTTGCAGGCCGGCATTGCCACGCCCCTTTTGGCAAAACGGGATTTCAGATATTCAAAAACACTTTTGTCCAATACCAGTTTCTGCCCGAAGTGTTTGGATAAAACATTTAGCGTGATGTCGTCGCTGGTGGGCCCCAGCCCGCCGGTGCAGACCACCAGATCCCCGGCTTTGAGGCCCTGGTCTACGGCTTCGATAATGTCGCTGGGGTTGTCGCCCACTGCCGTTCTCCAGACCACCGGGACCCCAATGGCCGCCAGTTCCCGGCCCAGATAGGAGGAATTGGTGTCAACGGTCAAGCCGGAGAGGAGCTCGTTGCCTATGGTGATTATGACTGCTTTCATTTTGCCGTAAGTTGTAAGCTTTAAGCTGTATGCTATATGCTATTGTTCAATGACCAGTGATCATTGGTAACAGTATCCGAGAAACTACCTGCATGACAATGTTGGCATATATCCCGGCCAACAGGTCGTCCACCATCACACCCCAGCCGCCTGGCAGCTTTTGAGACTGCCTGGCCCCCAATGGTTTGATGATATCGAACGCCCGGAACAGCAAAAAGCCGACTGCAAAGAGCCACCAGCTTTTCGGCAGCAGCCACAGCGTCACCCACATTCCCATCACTTCGTCGATCACTATCCTGCCGGCATCGTGCCCCCAGTCCTTCTCGGCCAGGGTGGCGGCCCAGACCCCCAGAAAGAAAAGCGTGATGATGATGGAAAGCTGCAGCCAGATGTTCAGCTCCGCCCCGAACCACCAGATTACAAGCCCCACCAGGCTTCCGGCGGTGCCGGGGGCGATGGGACAATATCCTGCAAATCCGGCCGAGGCCAGAGTTTTAATAAACCAATTTCCGTTATTATTCTTCATCGTATTTCTGATTTATTTAGTATTAATGTCTATCTATCCAATTAGCTCAGAAACCCGTTTGAACAACCGGTGCCAACCATGGTTGTCGCGTTAAATACTATCAGTGAGCATCGCAGTTGACGGCGGTTAATAGCTTGTCTGCCCTGTTTGAGGGCTGGC
Protein-coding regions in this window:
- a CDS encoding phosphatidylglycerophosphatase A, coding for MKNNNGNWFIKTLASAGFAGYCPIAPGTAGSLVGLVIWWFGAELNIWLQLSIIITLFFLGVWAATLAEKDWGHDAGRIVIDEVMGMWVTLWLLPKSWWLFAVGFLLFRAFDIIKPLGARQSQKLPGGWGVMVDDLLAGIYANIVMQVVSRILLPMITGH